A genome region from Lucilia cuprina isolate Lc7/37 chromosome 3, ASM2204524v1, whole genome shotgun sequence includes the following:
- the LOC111687273 gene encoding zinc finger protein 625-like, with product MGANKNSDRQNCGNIFINIKTLKNKNKVFTFHCAFCSTDCDQLKKFSKHLEEHWNHFEDGLEHNKCPNILFESEEIKVEERLDMEVFDEKYNKSIDTATSSAVYEDPLETGKLEKSLTKSMSDTEESLTRNVKNEKEECANTEVEICDGSKAASYIQESDTIIEESTENSYMFKDLSSDELSDDSNDADFDQTKTLDDSLNKKKVTKKSSETNKSKKRRRTIYVKILPSLIQLYKKYEILWKVDNIAFGIKNKKNEVYMKIVDDIKSEHDINISLEEMNYHINYINELYSKDKDKELMCKMEEKEFVPEYKHYTEMSFLSDSLGPFLCTICNEKLLKYDSYCQHVAQHNGTQPFKCPSCDVAFNNYHKYLIHKKRHLGIYNFHCDICGKGYLFKNDLEWHVTSHTGDKPYLCQICGTGFRARHGYDNHIRRHEERFRHECHICKRGFNQLHALNNHVKSHLNIRDIICKICGKGFVHNKYLKRHQLIHGEVKNYKCNECGKAFFQACGLRAHRKNHHS from the exons atggGGGCTAACAAGAATTCAGATCGCCAAAATTgtggaaatatatttataaatataaaaactttaaaaaataaaaataaagtttttacatTTCATTGTGCTTTTTGTAGCACTGACTGTgatcaattaaaaaagttttctaaacacCTTGAAGAACATTGGAATCATTTTGAAGATGGATTAGAACATAATAAGTGTCCAAATATTCTGTTTGAATCAGAAGAAATAAAAGTTGAAGAACGATTAGATATGGAAgtatttgatgaaaaatataataaaagtataGATACTGCTACAAGCTCTGCAGTTTATGAAGATCCTTTGGAGACAGGAAAGTTAGAGAAAAGCCTTACAAAAAGCATGAGTGACACAGAGGAATCTTTAACAAGAAATGTTAAAAACGAAAAGGAAGAATGCGCCAACACAGAAGTAGAAATTTGTGATGGTAGTAAAGCGGCAAGTTATATTCAAGAAAGTGACACAATTATTGAAGAGTCGACCGAAAATTCTTACATGTTTAAGGACCTTAGTTCCGATGAATTATCTGATGATTCAAATGATGCAGATTTTGAC caaacaaaGACGTTGGATGATTctctaaataaaaagaaagtaacaaaaaaa TCCTCTGAAACTAACAAATCAAAGAAACGTCGACGG acgatttatgtaaaaattttgccaAGTTTAATACAGctatataaaaaatacgaaattttATGGAAAGTTGATAATATTGCatttggtataaaaaataagaaaaatgaaGTTTATATGAAAATAGTTGATGATATAAAATCAGAGCATGATATCAATATAAGTTTAGAAGAAATGAACTatcatataaactatataaatgAATTGTATTCCAAAGATAAAGACAAAGAACTAATGTGTAAAATGGAAGAAAAGGAATTTGTACCTGAATATAAACACTATACAGAAATGTCGTTTCTCAGCGATAGTCTGGGTCCGTTTTTATGTACGATTTGTAATGAAAAACTACTAAAATATGATTCCTACTGTCAACATGTAGCACAACACAACGGGACACAGCCATTCAAGTGTCCATCGTGTGATGTGGCATTTAATAATTATCACAagtatttaatacataaaaaacgaCATTTGGgcatatataattttcattgtGATATATGTGGAAAAgggtatttgtttaaaaatgatttagaaTGGCATGTAACATCTCATACGGGTGATAAAccttatttatgtcaaatatgTGGTACCGGCTTTAGGGCACGTCACGGTTATGACAATCATATACGCCGACATGAGGAACGTTTTCGCCACGAATGTCATATATGTAAAAGAGGATTTAATCAGCTGCACGCTCTTAACAACCATGTAAAATCACATCTCAATATACGTGatataatatgtaaaatttgtgGCAAAGGTTTTGTCCATAATAAATACCTAAAGAGACACCAACTGATACATGgtgaagtaaaaaattataagtgTAATGAATGTGGTAAAGCGTTCTTTCAGGCGTGTGGCTTACGAGCTCATCGAAAAAATCATCattcttaa
- the LOC124419044 gene encoding zinc finger protein 112-like: protein MKMEASCNNNRQICGNIFINIKTIKNDNKDFTFHCAFCNADCDQLQHFSEHLEEHLHYFEEHEKSPNFQFEPEEIKQRITMQVFDDAYNKNINTATSSEVYEDPLETGKTENMCGIEEFVPVKVKNECEDSDNEEEEEEDEEDCDNISNIVSQDNETNYIHEADVIIDESPEYSNKLYSYIFKDLSSDELSVDSNDEAYNNSINTDQLKAEEDMCAKEEFVPIAIKNESEVSAYEEESYDDNKMAQENGSNYLQGEDIIIEESVENSDKLYAYIFKDLSCDEHSDDSNHGYFNSKHDVNTSSNNLKRRGRTIFIRILPSLIQLYKKYELLWQVDNIAFGIKEKINDVYVQIFEELKLMHDVNITLEDISYHINYINDLYSKDKNNELTCKMEEKLFVPEYEYYAELSFLNNSQGPFLCMICNKTLLKYDSYCQHMAQHSGTQPFRCPSCEVTFKCYHTFLTHKKRHLGIYNFHCDVCGKGYSLKTDLEWHKTSHTGDKPYLCQICGRGFRARHGYVNHIRRHEQRFRYECHICKRGFNLLHALNSHVKSHLNIRDIICEICGKGFVHKQSLRKHELIHGDVKKYKCNECGKAFFQACGLRSHRKKHHS from the exons ATGAAAATGGAAGCCAGCTGTAATAACAATCGTCAAATCTgtggaaatatatttataaatataaaaacaattaaaaatgataataaagaTTTTACATTTCATTGCGCTTTTTGCAATGCGGACTGCGACCAATTACAACATTTTTCTGAACACCTTGAAGAACATTTGCATTATTTTGAAGAACATGAGAAGAGtccaaattttcaatttgaacCAGAAGAAATTAAACAACGAATTACTATGCAAGTATTTGATGATgcctataataaaaatataaatactgcCACAAGCTCGGAGGTTTATGAAGATCCTTTAGAGACAGGAAAAACAGAAAACATGTGTGGTATAGAGGAATTTGTTCcagtaaaagttaaaaatgaaTGTGAAGATAGTGACAATGAAGAAGAGGAGGAAGAAGATGAAGAAGATTGTGATAATATCAGTAATATCGTGTCACAGGATaatgaaacaaattatattcATGAAGCAGATGTGATTATTGATGAGTCTCCTGAATATTCTAACAAACTATATTCTTACATATTTAAGGACCTTAGTTCCGATGAATTATCTGTAGATTCAAATGATGAAGCCTATAATAATAGTATTAATACTGATCAATTGAAGGCGGAAGAAGATATGTGTGCTAAAGAGGAATTTGTTCCAATAGCTATTAAAAATGAAAGTGAAGTAAGTGCCTATGAAGAAGAAAGTTATGATGATAATAAAATGGCACAGGAAAACGGTTCAAATTATTTGCAAGGGGAAGACATAATTATTGAGGAATCCGTTGAAAATTCAGACAAACTATATGCTTACATATTTAAGGACCTTAGTTGCGATGAACATTCTGATGATTCAAACCATGGATATTTCAAT TCAAAACATGATGTAAACACATCCTCTAACAATTTAAAGAGACGTGGAAGG acgatttttataagaattttgccAAGTTTAATACAGttatataaaaagtatgaaCTTCTATGGCAAGTAGATAATATCGCATTcggtataaaagaaaaaataaatgatgtTTATGTCCAAATATTTGAAGAGTTAAAATTAATGCACGATGTAAATATCACATTAGAAGATATAAGCTatcatataaactatataaacgatttatactctaaagataaaaataatgaattaacgTGCAAAATGGAAGAAAAGCTATTTGTACCAGAATATGAGTACTATGCAGAATTGTCATTTCTCAATAATAGTCAAGGTCCATTTTTATGTATGATTTGCAATAAAACACTGTTAAAATATGATTCCTATTGTCAACATATGGCACAACACAGTGGAACACAGCCATTTAGATGTCCATCTTGTGAAGTGACATTTAAATGTTATCATACATTCCTTACACACAAGAAACGTCATTtgggtatatataattttcactGTGATGTATGCGGAAAGGGCTATTCGTTAAAAACTGACTTAGAATGGCATAAAACTTCACATACCGGTGATAAAccttatttatgtcaaatatgTGGTAGAGGATTTAGGGCACGTCATGGCTATGTAAATCATATAAGGCGTCATGAGCAACGCTTTAGGTACGAGTGTCACATATGTAAAAGAGGATTCAATCTATTACATGCTCTTAACAGTCATGTCAAATCTCATCTCAATATACGTGACATAATATGCGAAATTTGTGGCAAAGGTTTTGTACATAAACAATCTTTACGGAAACACGAACTTATACATGGCGATGTGAAAAAATATAAGTGCAATGAATGTGGAAAAGCATTTTTCCAGGCGTGTGGCTTACGATCCCATAGAAAAAAACATCATTCTTAA
- the LOC111687266 gene encoding dnaJ homolog subfamily C member 16 produces the protein MVVLHLKNIFIILFIVSYGVNAFLSGSEDPYKILGVDRHANTQQIRKAYKELAKEWHPDKNSNPDAELKFVKIKQAYELLSDADRRRLYDQHGVTSEDSHMFKQKHDYSQYGRYAPDPLEEFFGKKFYFDHDISVYHKLSITTKYYEQIILPKSQTVPYILMFYNDWCFRCTHMVGAFKKLIEILEPLGIQFATVNAAHEQRLFRMAGLSELPSLVLVLNGHNYIYRETTLTSQKVVDFIRKKMPYRIGTTVDDDNIDAFLNGWMDNKVRALILEPRNQTRLRYLIAAFAFRSRVAFGFVYLEKPNCEELKKRFQIHPKLDTLLLFNEYVERPVASVSMSEIPAQTLNSIISSNQYLTLPRLSSQEILEGICPAEWNRPRKRLCVVLITENSDEHNFARGALRNIALQSGYSLDKVRFAYIFKEKQMEFINAISKGSNDDKLLRIVVLWRRDTSHVKYEWVNDANLDLLNSGHQSSDHLINHTKQRIDHTIQKLLKTSEALSYEAFVKNLLDEHAQGFIHEWISKALYFYEYLLDSIEEEHILATLSLLGTIAFMFAVGYVMVYFVRAEEENLKAKGQINSKFVAKQNKHVPELKLHELRAEKYNGMVRLLKPGCRTIILITDLQTRTKLIPPFHKSVWPYRKNKTLIFGHMLIEKGLSWYSELLRLSLCETKNLQINPRNCIGTVIALNGHRKYFCMYHAKHPETTRGVKRMEKITRQLVRTDDPESGAFFTVGNSDDSDDNEPKILLEENLLDGLSNWLDRLFEGTTHRYYINYWPDFPTK, from the coding sequence ATGGTTGTCTTGCATCTAAAGAATATTTTCATCATTCTGTTTATCGTAAGCTATGGAGTAAATGCATTCCTGTCTGGATCTGAAGATCCCTATAAAATATTGGGAGTAGACAGACATGCCAATACCCAGCAGATTCGTAAAGCATATAAAGAATTGGCCAAAGAATGGCATCCGGATAAGAATAGCAACCCAGATGCAGAAttaaagtttgtaaaaataaaacaagccTACGAACTCTTGAGTGATGCTGACCGTCGTCGTCTTTACGACCAGCATGGAGTGACCAGTGAAGATTCTCATATGTTTAAGCAGAAACATGATTATAGTCAGTATGGTCGTTATGCTCCGGATCCTTTGGAGGAGTTCTTTggaaaaaagttttactttgACCATGACATAAGTGTGTACCACAAGCTGTCCATAACCACCAAGTATTACGAGCAGATTATCTTGCCAAAAAGTCAGACAGTGCCGTACATATTAATGTTTTACAATGACTGGTGTTTCAGATGTACTCATATGGTGGGTgcatttaaaaagttaattgaaATTCTAGAACCTTTGGGCATACAATTTGCCACCGTTAATGCGGCCCACGAACAACGTCTATTTCGTATGGCTGGTTTGAGTGAGTTGCCCAGTTTAGTGTTGGTATTAAATGGTCACAACTATATATATCGAGAAACAACCTTGACCTCGCAAAAAGTGGTAGATTTTATACGTAAGAAAATGCCTTATCGCATTGGCACTACGGTGGATGATGACAATATCGATGCTTTTCTAAATGGTTGGATGGATAACAAGGTGAGGGCGTTGATATTGGAACCGAGGAATCAGACCAGACTGAGATACTTAATAGCCGCATTTGCTTTTCGCAGCAGAGTGGCTTTTGGTTTTGTGTATTTGGAAAAGCCCAATTGTGAGGAATTAAAGAAACGCTTTCAAATACATCCAAAACTGGAcactttgttgttgttcaatGAGTACGTAGAACGTCCTGTGGCTAGTGTATCTATGTCTGAGATTCCAGCTCAGACACTTAACAGTATTATATCGTCCAATCAGTATTTAACACTACCGCGCCTTTCCTCGCAGGAGATATTAGAAGGTATATGTCCAGCCGAATGGAATCGTCCACGCAAACGTCTCTGCGTTGTGCTTATAACGGAAAATTCTGATGAGCATAATTTCGCTAGAGGTGCTTTAAGAAATATTGCTTTACAAAGTGGTTATAGTTTGGATAAAGTACGTTTTGCTTACATTTTCAAAGAGAAGCAAATGGAATTTATCAATGCCATATCGAAGGGCTCCAACGATGATAAGCTATTGCGCATTGTGGTTTTATGGCGACGCGATACTTCACATGTCAAATACGAATGGGTCAATGATGCCAATTTGGACTTGCTCAATTCTGGTCATCAATCTTCAGATCATCTTATAAATCACACCAAACAGCGTATAGACCATACCATACAAAAGCTACTGAAAACTTCGGAAGCTTTAAGTTATGAGGCTTTTGTTAAAAACCTGTTGGATGAACATGCTCAAGGCTTTATCCATGAGTGGATATCGAAGGCCTTGTACTTTTATGAATATCTTTTAGATTCTATAGAAGAAGAGCATATACTGGCCACTTTGTCTTTGCTGGGAACAATTGCATTTATGTTTGCCGTTGGCTATGTTATGGTGTACTTTGTGCGGGCCGAGGAAGAAAACTTGAAGGCGAAAGGACAAATTAATTCCAAGTTTGTGgccaaacaaaataaacatgtaCCCGAATTAAAACTGCATGAACTAAGAGCTGAAAAGTACAATGGCATGGTACGTTTGCTTAAACCGGGCTGTAGAACAATTATATTGATAACAGACTTGCAAACACGCACAAAACTAATACCACCCTTTCATAAATCGGTATGGCCTTataggaaaaataaaactcttatcTTTGGCCACATGTTAATCGAAAAAGGTTTGTCCTGGTATTCTGAATTACTAAGATTGTCGCTGTGTGAGACAAAGAACTTGCAAATCAATCCTAGAAATTGTATTGGCACTGTTATTGCCTTAAATGGTCATCGTAAATATTTCTGCATGTATCATGCCAAACATCCAGAAACTACTAGAGGTGTTAAGAGAATGGAAAAGATTACACGACAACTGGTACGAACCGACGATCCTGAGAGTGGCGCCTTTTTTACCGTGGGCAACTCAGACGATTCGGATGATAACGAACCAAAAATTCTTTTGGAAGAAAATCTCTTGGATGGTCTAAGCAATTGGCTAGATCGTTTATTCGAAGGCACTACACACAGATATTATATCAACTATTGGCCCGATTTTCCCACAAAATAA